Proteins co-encoded in one Arachis hypogaea cultivar Tifrunner chromosome 13, arahy.Tifrunner.gnm2.J5K5, whole genome shotgun sequence genomic window:
- the LOC112736185 gene encoding uncharacterized protein, which produces MGKDSKPKESGKGKGKQAASGSDENASKGKGKGAKSADGLGTCTYVKARHILCEKQGKINEAYKKLQDGWLENGDKVPPAEFAKVAQEYSECPSGKKGGDLGWFPRGKMAGPFQDVAFATPIGATSAPFKSTHGYHIILCEGRKN; this is translated from the exons ATGGGAAAAGACTCAAAGCCAAAGGAGTCAGGAAAGGGAAAGGGGAAACAAGCAGCAAGTGGAAGTGATGAGAATGCTTCTAAGGGAAAAGGGAAAGGTGCCAAAAGTGCAGATGGCCTTGGTACCTGCACCTATGTCAAAG CAAGGCACATCCTGTGTGAGAAGCAAGGTAAGATTAATGAGGCATACAAGAAGCTGCAGGATGGTTGGCTTGAAAATGGCGATAAGGTCCCACCAGCAGAGTTTGCAAAG GTAGCCCAGGAATACTCTGAATGTCCATCAGGAAAGAAGGGTGGAGACCTTGGATGGTTTCCGCGAGGAAAGATGGCTGGACCATTTCAGGATGTAGCGTTTGCCACGCCAATTGGAGCCACCAGTGCTCCATTCAAGTCAAC GCATGGCTACCATATTATATTATGTGAAGGAAGGAAGAACTGA
- the LOC112736186 gene encoding galactoside 2-alpha-L-fucosyltransferase, whose amino-acid sequence MKRVHHRNHQEQKKCPSIIMMRLAGLCVFSTIILSVVFSLSLVLRDPPSDAVPISVPRWIDDKLLAGLLPAGFDETSCLSRYDSLINRKGLSAKPSSYLISRLRKYEALHRECGPYTQSYNKTVKDLRSGVPSQSSSAACKYLVWISYSGLGNRILTIASAFLYALLTNRVLLLDPGLDMTDLFCEPFPHASWFLPPDFPLRAQFHHLNQKSAHCYGKMIKDKSVTASFVYLHLAHDYDDQDKLFFCDEDQRFLDQVPWLLVRTDNYFVPSLFLMPSFEQELNQLFPNRETVFHFLARYLFHPTNRVWGLVIRYYEAYLANVDERVGIQIRVFDTGTGPFQHVLDQILACVFKENLLPDVNRKQATISSSGKPKSKAVLMTSLSSGYSEKVRDMYWEFPTTTGEAVGVFQPSHEGYQQTENQMHNQKAWAEMYLLSLTDVLVTSSWSTFGYVAQGLGGLKPWILYKPENRTAPDPPCQRAMSMEPCFHAPPFYDCKAKKGIDTGKLVPHVRHCEDMSWGLKLVHNYA is encoded by the exons ATGAAGAGGGTTCATCACAGGAATCATCAGGAGCAGAAGAAATGCCCTTCCATAATAATGATGCGCCTCGCCGGTTTGTGCGTCTTCTCCACAATCATCCTCTCCGTCGTCTTCTCCCTCTCCCTCGTCCTTCGAGATCCTCCCTCCGACGCCGTCCCCATATCTGTGCCCC GTTGGATTGACGATAAGCTGCTTGCTGGTCTTCTACCTGCTGGATTCGATGAAACCTCTTGTCTAAGCAGATATGATTCGCTCATTAACCGCAAAGGATTATCAGCAAAACCTTCTTCATACCTCATTTCTAGATTAAGAAAATATGAAGCGCTCCACAGAGAATGTGGACCTTATACTCAATCCTACAATAAAACAGTGAAAGATCTGAGGTCCGGTGTTCCAAGCCAGTCATCTTCGGCTGCTTGTAAATATCTAGTGTGGATTTCATACAGCGGTTTAGGGAATAGGATATTGACCATTGCTTCTGCATTCCTTTATGCTCTCCTCACCAACCGTGTTCTCTTGCTTGATCCGGGACTTGACATGACTGATCTCTTTTGCGAGCCCTTCCCACACGCTTCCTGGTTCCTTCCTCCCGATTTCCCTCTTCGTGCTCAATTCCATCATCTCAATCAGAAATCTGCTCACTGTTATGGGAAAATGATCAAGGATAAATCAGTTACAGCATCTTTTGTGTACCTTCATCTAGCGCATGACTACGACGATCAAGATAAGCTATTCTTCTGCGATGAAGACCAACGTTTTCTTGATCAGGTACCTTGGTTATTAGTCAGAACAGATAATTACTTCGTTCCGTCGCTATTCTTGATGCCGTCTTTTGAGCAGGAACTGAATCAGCTGTTTCCAAATAGGGAAACAGTTTTCCATTTCTTAGCTAGGTATCTGTTCCACCCCACAAATAGAGTATGGGGACTAGTCATTAGATACTATGAAGCTTATTTAGCTAATGTGGATGAGAGAGTAGGTATACAGATTAGAGTGTTTGACACCGGAACAGGTCCATTTCAACATGTATTGGATCAGATCTTAGCTTGTGTTTTCAAGGAGAATCTATTACCCGATGTTAACAGGAAGCAGGCTACTATTAGTTCATCAGGAAAGCCGAAGTCGAAAGCAGTACTCATGACATCCTTAAGCTCTGGTTATTCCGAAAAGGTCAGAGATATGTACTGGGAATTTCCCACCACGACGGGAGAAGCAGTTGGCGTTTTCCAGCCAAGCCATGAAGGATATCAACAAACTGAGAATCAGATGCACAACCAAAAAGCTTGGGCAGAAATGTACCTCTTAAGCTTAACCGACGTGTTGGTTACTAGCTCATGGTCTACTTTCGGCTATGTGGCACAGGGACTGGGAGGTTTAAAACCATGGATACTATACAAGCCTGAGAATAGAACAGCTCCAGATCCTCCTTGTCAACGTGCTATGTCGATGGAGCCATGTTTCCATGCTCCTCCCTTTTATGACTGCAAGGCTAAGAAAGGAATTGACACTGGTAAACTTGTTCCACATGTTAGGCACTGTGAGGATATGAGCTGGGGTCTTAAGCTTGTACATAACTATGCGTAG
- the LOC140178073 gene encoding uncharacterized protein translates to MADKSWVASKLIKRLLIHPEMKPRQAMDYMTEEYNVQLNPRMIARALKVAREVVVGNARAQYEKIRDYLMEIHRSNPRSTALMETIPQHCLIGYYGGQLLSAVGQDANNHFFVIAYAVGLDLAIKEVMPNAHHRNCVLHIWKNFIKHFKDQQTKQMVCECARCTTFQEFNRCMEKMKTINLGAWEYLQRFDPAVWTKAYFSHGPKVDNITKNMCKVWNAKIVEYLEKPILTMCEDLRCYLMRKMTTHKKNLENHSGHLAPVQQKKLDEFVKPKANKWRAIWARDNDRVLFEVHRGTSKVGVNLQQRICTCNVWNLLDGGSNVNLNNDNVQPAPPMDPLRREHLIVRPPTAPISVPPSFGLSTPPPVQAALGLRPYVPTEQNVNPRTTTTNVPFQQSVISAETMAAASSGTATRLFKFIPTPGFRPPRNN, encoded by the exons ATGGCCGATAAGAGTTGGGTGGCATCAAAACTCATTAAGAGACTACTTATCCATCCTGAGATGAAACCAAGACAAGCAATGGATTACATGACAGAGGAGTACAATGTGCAGCTTAACCCAAGGATGATTGCAAGGGCGTTGAAAGTAGCTAGAGAGGTGGTTGTTGGTAATGCACGGGCACAATATGAAAAAATTAGAGACTACTTGATGGAGATTCATCGGAGTAATCCTAGGTCCACAGCATTGATGGAGACAATACCACAGCATTGTTTGATAG GCTATTATGGTGGTCAGTTACTGAGTGCAGTGGGCCAAGATGCGAACAACCATTTTTTCGTCATAGCATATGCTGTT GGGCTAGACTTAGCTATCAAGGAAGTAATGCCTAATGCACACCACAGAAATTGTGTGCTTCATATTTGGAAAAACTTTATCAAGCACTTTAAGGaccaacaaacaaagcaaatggTATGCGAATGTGCAAGATGCACAACTTTCCAAGAATTCAATCGCTGCATGGAGAAAATGAAGACAATCAATTTGGGTGCATGGGAGTATCTCCAGAGATTTGATCCGGCAGTGTGGACAAAAGCTTATTTCAGTCATGGGCCGAAGGTGGATAATATTACCAAAAATATGTGCAAAGTGTGGAACGCCAAAATCGTAGAGTATCTGGAAAAACCAATCTTAACAATGTGTGAAGACTTAAGGTGCTATCTAATGAGAAAAATGACAACACATAAGAAGAATCTAGAGAATCACAGTGGTCACTTGGCACCAGTACAGCAGAAGAAATTGGATGAGTTTGTCAAGCCTAAAGCTAACAAGTGGAGAGCCATTTGGGCTAGAGACAATGATAGAGTGCTGTTTGAGGTTCATAGAGGAACTAGCAAGGTTGGAGTCAACCTTCAACAAAGGATCTGCACTTGTAATGTTTGGAACTTACTG GATGGAGGTTCTAATGTTAATCTGAACAATGATAATGTACAACCTGCACCACCTATGGATCCACTG AGAAGAGAACACCTTATTGTTAGGCCTCCGACTGCTCCTATATCGGTTCCACCTTCATTTGGACTATCTACTCCACCACCTGTTCAAGCAGCATTAGGTCTCAGACCCTATGTTCCAACCGAACAGAATGTGAACCCGAGGACAACAACTACTAATGTCCCCTTTCAACAAAGTGTCATTTCTGCTGAGACCATGGCTGCAGCAAGTTCCGGGACTGCAACAAGACTTTTCAAGTTCATTCCTACCCCTGGGTTTAGACCTCCAAGGAATAATTGA